A genomic segment from Acidimicrobiales bacterium encodes:
- a CDS encoding ferritin-like domain-containing protein, which yields MDDFLNRKALIQVLGAVAYGELKAYEGAKADAAAAANDADRRHFKKVAAEELRHHKGFVARLEAMGADPERAMRPFRTALDRYHSTSPDGDVENAVGAYLGEGIADDLLQWLRTVVDTDTAAFIDTVIADEVEHEGHAAASLRAVMTTTPRGKKRAAAGAQQMALHMLWSGRGTAALPLAAFVRLGNPLGLIGAIAGGHVRRMQAIGLRPLGLFA from the coding sequence ATGGACGATTTCCTGAACCGCAAAGCACTGATCCAGGTCCTGGGCGCCGTCGCCTACGGCGAACTGAAGGCGTACGAGGGCGCGAAGGCGGACGCCGCGGCGGCCGCCAACGACGCCGACCGGCGCCACTTCAAAAAGGTCGCTGCCGAGGAACTGCGCCACCACAAGGGTTTCGTGGCGCGCCTCGAGGCCATGGGCGCCGACCCCGAGCGCGCGATGCGGCCGTTCCGCACCGCGCTCGACCGCTACCACTCGACGTCCCCGGACGGCGACGTCGAGAACGCGGTCGGCGCGTACCTCGGCGAAGGCATCGCGGATGACCTGCTGCAGTGGTTGCGCACCGTGGTCGACACCGACACCGCGGCGTTCATCGACACCGTCATCGCCGACGAAGTGGAGCACGAAGGCCACGCCGCCGCGTCGCTGCGCGCCGTCATGACCACGACTCCGCGCGGCAAGAAGCGCGCCGCGGCCGGCGCGCAACAGATGGCGCTGCACATGTTGTGGAGCGGGCGCGGGACCGCCGCTCTCCCGCTCGCCGCGTTCGTACGCCTCGGGAACCCGCTCGGCCTGATCGGCGCGATCGCGGGCGGCCACGTGCGGCGCATGCAGGCGATCGGCCTGCGCCCGCTCGGGCTGTTCGCCTGA
- a CDS encoding Coenzyme F420 hydrogenase/dehydrogenase, beta subunit C-terminal domain: protein MTVTENPPAKAERWTAQWKELYSEVVTSGLCTGCSGCVVACPHDVLGYNDDEGVYKPFHLEEDLGPANCGHGERGCTSCTRACPRFRTWETEIDNFMFERSRTIDEIYGISKDIILARASDDMVHKMGQDGGVVSAMLIWCLEKGYIDAALVSYLEGDGSTWKAIPGVARTKEEVLAAAGSRYTYSATPMGYAEAVAGGAEKLALVGMGCQTSSPPAMKARKAGKPARRFALNIGLLCSKTFDDAIFEELFEAKYGLKKQDMVKMNIKGVFQIWMKNGDYHEINLKECHAWTREGCKTCPDFAAEHADVSTGGIGEYNDWTLTIVRTDIGREIIVKMLEDGSLIGRPGDDDPGAITLLRKLSRVSRNRWPDTAVPAPKVMHPPKKKAAPTEPAPAT from the coding sequence ATGACCGTCACTGAAAACCCCCCGGCGAAGGCCGAGCGCTGGACCGCGCAGTGGAAAGAGTTGTACTCCGAAGTCGTCACTTCGGGGCTCTGCACCGGCTGTTCGGGGTGCGTCGTCGCGTGCCCGCACGACGTGCTCGGCTACAACGACGACGAGGGCGTCTACAAGCCGTTCCACCTCGAAGAGGACCTCGGCCCGGCCAACTGCGGCCACGGTGAACGTGGCTGCACGTCGTGCACGCGTGCCTGCCCCCGCTTTCGTACGTGGGAGACCGAAATCGACAACTTCATGTTCGAGCGGTCGCGCACGATCGACGAGATCTACGGCATCAGCAAGGACATCATCCTCGCCCGCGCCTCCGACGACATGGTGCACAAGATGGGCCAGGACGGCGGCGTCGTCTCCGCAATGCTCATCTGGTGCCTGGAGAAGGGCTACATCGACGCTGCGCTGGTGAGCTACCTCGAAGGCGACGGCTCTACGTGGAAAGCCATACCTGGTGTCGCTCGCACCAAGGAGGAGGTGCTGGCCGCCGCCGGCAGTCGCTACACCTATTCCGCCACCCCGATGGGGTACGCAGAGGCAGTTGCGGGTGGCGCAGAGAAGCTCGCGCTCGTGGGCATGGGTTGCCAGACATCAAGCCCTCCCGCGATGAAAGCCCGCAAGGCCGGCAAGCCGGCGCGGCGCTTCGCCCTCAACATCGGCCTGCTGTGTTCCAAGACCTTCGACGACGCCATCTTCGAAGAACTCTTCGAGGCCAAGTACGGCCTGAAGAAGCAGGACATGGTGAAGATGAACATCAAGGGCGTCTTCCAGATCTGGATGAAGAACGGCGACTACCACGAGATCAACCTCAAGGAGTGCCACGCCTGGACGCGTGAAGGCTGCAAGACGTGTCCCGACTTCGCGGCGGAGCACGCCGACGTGTCGACGGGCGGCATCGGCGAGTACAACGACTGGACCCTCACGATCGTCCGCACCGACATCGGCCGCGAGATCATCGTGAAGATGCTCGAGGACGGTTCGCTGATCGGTCGTCCCGGCGACGACGACCCGGGGGCGATCACGCTGCTGCGCAAGCTCTCGCGCGTGTCGCGCAACCGCTGGCCCGACACCGCCGTGCCGGCACCGAAGGTCATGCACCCGCCGAAGAAGAAGGCAGCGCCGACCGAGCCAGCTCCGGCCACGTGA
- a CDS encoding DUF2157 domain-containing protein yields the protein MDERSHAQLEEELARWTARGAISREQADAIRNIEQEVAAVPRGRIPLVAQAIGFLGGALAVIAGIVATSRFWDDMPTAARLGLVGAVAVLLVVVGRVVRRDEEPALANLGSFLWLLAMGCVAFWVGIFATDVVNLEGADVATAIGVVSLVVAGALWRWRAAPLQHVATFAALALSVASVAGHVEHVGALFVGIALWAVGVSWIVLAWMGVVSPAPVAYVVGALVAIGAGGAVGADGRWGDILAVATVVAFLAASVPTRSMVLLWVGVLGIFQAVPTAITRHFGDSLGAPLILFLVGLSLIGAAVVASRLAPEIRSAPPKLAHLSQRSIGAGLLAAVAVVVAVTVGFTDVRPAPAYPSLQQTPDPSLVGSVAFVRDGNKPCVYVMAASGTAAAKKLYCDAHLDHGPMGLSWDGGNVLVHSWTEQSGSQVITVDGATGRVLNRASVSDEYKDIPPSMRRADGTVVEIQGRHGAPRVVLRSSAGVTRTVLRPVGPRDYWLEEAVWSPDGIHLIVTDSEHRMLIVDTESPVHTTRVLVTHAMWPAWSAA from the coding sequence GTGGACGAACGATCACACGCTCAGTTGGAAGAGGAACTGGCGCGCTGGACCGCCCGCGGCGCGATCTCTCGTGAGCAGGCAGACGCGATCCGAAACATCGAGCAGGAAGTGGCGGCGGTTCCCCGTGGTCGCATCCCGCTCGTTGCCCAGGCCATCGGGTTTCTCGGCGGTGCGCTCGCCGTCATCGCCGGCATCGTCGCGACGTCTCGGTTCTGGGACGACATGCCGACTGCGGCGCGGCTTGGTCTCGTGGGCGCGGTGGCGGTGCTGCTGGTGGTCGTCGGACGTGTCGTGCGCCGTGACGAGGAACCGGCGCTCGCGAACCTCGGCAGCTTCCTGTGGCTCCTGGCCATGGGCTGTGTCGCGTTCTGGGTCGGCATCTTCGCGACCGACGTCGTCAACCTCGAGGGCGCCGACGTTGCAACCGCCATCGGCGTGGTGTCGCTCGTTGTTGCCGGCGCATTGTGGCGCTGGCGTGCCGCGCCGCTCCAGCACGTGGCCACGTTCGCCGCGCTCGCCCTGAGCGTTGCCAGCGTGGCCGGCCACGTCGAGCACGTGGGGGCGTTGTTCGTCGGGATCGCGCTGTGGGCCGTTGGCGTGTCGTGGATCGTCCTGGCGTGGATGGGCGTGGTGTCGCCCGCGCCGGTGGCCTACGTCGTGGGCGCGCTCGTGGCGATCGGCGCCGGCGGCGCCGTCGGGGCCGACGGTCGGTGGGGCGACATCCTGGCGGTCGCGACCGTGGTCGCGTTTCTCGCGGCCAGCGTCCCGACGCGGTCGATGGTTTTGCTGTGGGTCGGCGTCCTCGGCATCTTCCAGGCCGTTCCGACGGCGATCACCCGCCACTTCGGAGACTCGCTGGGCGCGCCGTTGATCCTGTTCCTCGTCGGGTTGTCCTTGATCGGTGCCGCCGTTGTGGCGTCTCGCCTTGCGCCCGAGATTCGTTCCGCGCCACCGAAGCTGGCGCACCTGTCGCAGCGCAGCATTGGCGCGGGGTTGCTCGCCGCGGTGGCAGTCGTCGTCGCGGTGACGGTCGGCTTCACTGACGTCCGTCCTGCGCCCGCGTACCCCTCGTTGCAGCAAACCCCGGATCCCTCACTCGTCGGATCCGTCGCCTTCGTGCGCGACGGGAACAAGCCGTGTGTCTACGTGATGGCGGCGAGTGGCACCGCCGCGGCGAAGAAGTTGTACTGCGACGCGCATCTCGACCACGGCCCGATGGGTTTGTCCTGGGACGGCGGCAACGTCCTCGTGCACTCGTGGACCGAGCAGTCGGGCTCCCAAGTCATCACTGTCGATGGCGCAACTGGCCGCGTGTTGAACCGCGCATCGGTGAGCGACGAGTACAAGGACATCCCACCGAGCATGCGTCGCGCCGACGGCACCGTCGTCGAGATCCAGGGCCGCCACGGCGCGCCCCGCGTGGTGCTGCGGTCCAGCGCGGGCGTGACGCGGACGGTCCTGCGCCCGGTCGGGCCCCGCGACTACTGGCTCGAGGAAGCAGTGTGGTCGCCGGATGGGATCCACCTGATCGTCACCGACTCGGAGCACCGGATGCTGATCGTCGACACCGAGTCACCTGTCCACACGACACGCGTGCTCGTGACGCACGCGATGTGGCCCGCGTGGTCCGCCGCCTGA
- a CDS encoding acetyl-CoA C-acyltransferase, with product MAREAVIVSYARTGLAKSHRGGFNNTPAMSMAAHAIKHAVEKSGVDPAEVEDVTLGNGAHGAGNLGRLAGLLAGLPVTTGGNTIQRHCSSGLNAIASAANYVKNDGANIVVGAGVEAISQPGGGIGGVDPKLIEEYPAIFMAMIDTADIVAERYGVTREAQDEYSLQSQQRTAAAQAADLFKDEIVPMKTQMKVVNKETKEESIVDYVVDRDECNRPNTTLESLAALPPVKGPGKFITAGNASQLSDGAAAVVIMSSDEAERRNLSPLGAFKGWAVAGCEPDEMGIGPVFAVPRLLERHGLKIDDIDLWELNEAFASQCLYSRDRLGIDPEKYNVNGGSISIGHPFGMTGARCTGHLLQEGQRRGAKWGVVTMCIGGGQGAAGLFEIYS from the coding sequence ATGGCACGTGAAGCCGTCATCGTTTCCTACGCCCGCACCGGGCTCGCCAAGTCGCACCGGGGCGGCTTCAACAACACGCCGGCCATGTCGATGGCGGCCCACGCCATCAAGCACGCGGTCGAGAAGTCGGGCGTCGACCCGGCCGAGGTCGAGGACGTCACGCTCGGTAACGGCGCCCACGGCGCGGGCAACCTCGGCCGCCTCGCCGGCCTGCTGGCGGGCTTGCCCGTCACCACCGGCGGCAACACGATCCAGCGCCACTGCTCGTCGGGCCTCAACGCCATCGCGTCGGCGGCGAACTATGTCAAGAACGACGGCGCCAACATCGTCGTCGGCGCCGGTGTCGAGGCCATCTCACAACCCGGCGGCGGCATCGGCGGCGTCGACCCGAAGCTGATCGAGGAGTACCCGGCGATCTTCATGGCGATGATCGACACCGCCGACATCGTGGCCGAGCGCTACGGCGTCACCCGTGAAGCCCAGGACGAGTACTCCCTCCAGAGCCAGCAGCGCACCGCGGCCGCCCAGGCCGCCGATCTGTTCAAGGACGAAATCGTCCCGATGAAGACCCAGATGAAGGTGGTCAACAAGGAGACGAAGGAAGAGTCGATCGTCGACTACGTCGTGGATCGCGACGAGTGCAACCGCCCGAACACGACCCTCGAAAGTCTTGCGGCGCTGCCGCCGGTCAAGGGGCCGGGCAAGTTCATCACCGCCGGCAACGCGTCGCAGCTCTCCGACGGCGCGGCGGCCGTCGTGATCATGAGCTCCGACGAAGCGGAGCGCCGCAACCTGTCGCCGCTCGGCGCGTTCAAGGGCTGGGCTGTCGCCGGTTGCGAGCCCGACGAGATGGGCATCGGCCCCGTGTTCGCCGTCCCGCGTCTGCTCGAGCGCCACGGCCTGAAGATCGACGACATCGACCTGTGGGAGCTGAACGAAGCGTTCGCGTCGCAGTGCCTCTACAGCCGCGACCGGCTCGGCATCGATCCCGAGAAGTACAACGTCAACGGCGGCTCGATCTCGATCGGCCACCCCTTCGGCATGACGGGTGCCCGCTGCACCGGTCACCTGTTGCAGGAAGGCCAGCGCCGCGGCGCCAAGTGGGGCGTGGTGACGATGTGCATCGGCGGCGGTCAGGGTGCCGCCGGCCTCTTCGAGATCTACTCGTAA
- a CDS encoding DinB family protein has protein sequence MTPGPSLDALRSTVADLVALTSNRNARDLNHVPQRGEWSAAQVAAHMADAEMVYSVRIRMMLTDDNPSLAAYDQDAWADRLTMCDESVAGSIGRFRMLREANLRLYESLETDEWDRVGTHEEQGLTTIKGTVETLIGHDRAHLDQIRKLLP, from the coding sequence GTGACACCCGGACCTTCCCTCGACGCGCTGCGATCGACCGTCGCCGATCTCGTGGCGCTTACGTCGAATCGCAATGCCCGCGACCTGAACCACGTGCCCCAGCGCGGCGAGTGGAGCGCGGCGCAGGTGGCGGCACACATGGCCGACGCCGAGATGGTCTACAGCGTGCGCATTCGCATGATGCTGACCGACGACAACCCGTCGCTCGCGGCCTACGACCAGGATGCGTGGGCCGATCGGCTCACGATGTGCGACGAGTCGGTCGCCGGCTCGATCGGCCGCTTCCGCATGCTGCGCGAGGCGAACCTGCGCCTTTACGAGTCACTCGAGACCGACGAGTGGGACCGCGTGGGCACGCACGAGGAACAAGGCCTGACAACGATCAAGGGCACGGTCGAGACCTTGATCGGTCACGACCGTGCCCACTTGGACCAGATCCGGAAGTTGCTGCCGTAA
- a CDS encoding AMP-binding protein produces MRPWTDHLPAGLSPEDVHLGAAGSLVAAWEQRWAADPSKVVLVDTTGAPRRADELEAATANAAGRFAAAGVGHGDRVAISAATSYEFVVAYIGLLRLGATALPMNTAYREPEIAHIARDAAITAAVVDDAERAEWIRAAAPTAIVTSPSLDQLPPSADVALPAPTGDDAALLVYTSGTTGAPKGALLSHRNLLVSSEAVALAWRWTAEDRLVLTLPLFHLHGLGVGLHGTLTTGATALLYPGFDPNTVFSAVDTGATMFFGVPTMWHRLVAAPGATALRGLRLGVSGSAPLPADLHAAIAAIAGAAPIERYGLTETVMLTSNPYDGERRGGSVGFPFPLVEVRLAADGEIEAKAPNVFGGYWQRPDANAESFVDGWFRTGDLGAEDGDGYLHIVGRKKELIITGGFNVYPREVEEAIALHPAVAEAAVVGAPDAEWGERVCAFVVLGDDVSDAELDEWCAARLAPYKRPRRYERVAALPRNALGKIVRGELTKRLT; encoded by the coding sequence GTGCGCCCGTGGACCGACCACCTTCCTGCCGGCCTGAGTCCTGAAGACGTTCACCTCGGCGCCGCCGGCTCCCTCGTCGCCGCCTGGGAGCAGCGCTGGGCCGCCGATCCATCAAAGGTCGTGCTCGTCGATACGACCGGCGCCCCGCGGCGCGCCGACGAACTCGAAGCGGCAACCGCCAACGCGGCGGGCCGTTTCGCCGCCGCGGGCGTCGGGCACGGCGACCGCGTCGCGATAAGCGCCGCGACCTCCTACGAGTTCGTCGTCGCCTACATCGGCCTGCTGCGCCTCGGCGCGACGGCGTTGCCGATGAACACGGCATACCGGGAGCCCGAGATCGCCCACATCGCCCGCGACGCGGCGATCACCGCCGCCGTCGTCGACGACGCCGAGCGGGCCGAGTGGATCCGCGCCGCGGCACCCACCGCGATCGTCACCAGCCCGTCGCTCGACCAGTTGCCGCCGTCCGCCGACGTCGCTTTGCCGGCACCCACCGGCGACGACGCCGCGCTGCTCGTCTACACGTCGGGGACGACCGGCGCGCCGAAGGGCGCGTTGCTGAGCCACCGCAACCTGCTCGTGTCGAGCGAGGCGGTCGCACTGGCGTGGCGCTGGACAGCGGAAGACCGTCTGGTGCTGACGCTGCCGCTGTTCCACCTCCACGGCCTCGGTGTCGGACTGCACGGCACGCTGACGACGGGCGCCACCGCGCTGCTGTATCCCGGTTTCGATCCGAACACGGTGTTCAGCGCCGTCGACACCGGCGCCACGATGTTCTTTGGCGTGCCGACCATGTGGCACCGCCTCGTGGCGGCGCCGGGCGCGACGGCGCTGCGCGGCCTGCGCCTGGGCGTTTCCGGGTCGGCACCCCTGCCTGCCGACCTCCACGCCGCCATTGCGGCTATCGCGGGCGCGGCCCCGATCGAGCGCTACGGGCTGACCGAAACGGTGATGCTGACGTCGAACCCGTACGACGGCGAGCGGCGCGGCGGCTCGGTCGGCTTTCCGTTCCCGCTCGTCGAGGTCCGGCTCGCGGCCGATGGGGAGATCGAGGCAAAGGCGCCGAACGTGTTCGGGGGCTACTGGCAGCGACCCGACGCCAACGCCGAGTCGTTCGTCGACGGCTGGTTCCGCACCGGCGACCTCGGCGCCGAAGACGGCGACGGCTACTTGCACATCGTCGGGCGCAAGAAGGAGCTCATCATCACCGGTGGTTTCAACGTGTACCCCCGCGAGGTCGAAGAAGCGATCGCCCTGCATCCCGCAGTCGCGGAGGCCGCGGTGGTCGGCGCGCCCGACGCGGAATGGGGCGAGCGCGTGTGCGCGTTCGTCGTCCTCGGCGACGACGTCAGCGACGCCGAGCTCGACGAGTGGTGCGCGGCGCGCTTGGCGCCCTACAAGCGGCCGCGGCGCTACGAACGCGTCGCCGCGCTGCCGCGCAACGCGCTGGGCAAGATCGTGCGCGGCGAACTGACGAAGCGCCTCACGTAA
- a CDS encoding uracil-DNA glycosylase, with protein MSDLTAQLTGLCDEIVHCRKCPRLVAWREQVAVEKRASYAADQYWARPVPGFGDPQARILVVGLAPAAHGGNRTGRVFTGDRSGDFLFASMYRCGLANQPTSVWRDDGLALHDAYVAAVVRCAPPANKPTTEERDTCEPYLVRELALLDRVRVVVPLGQYGYDAVCRILGVRPRPRFGHGVEAAAPDGRTIVCSFHPSQQNTFTGKLTPDMLDAVFRRAVALVT; from the coding sequence GTGAGTGATTTGACGGCCCAACTGACGGGGCTGTGCGACGAGATCGTGCACTGTCGCAAGTGCCCGCGTCTCGTCGCCTGGCGCGAGCAGGTGGCAGTCGAGAAGCGGGCGTCCTACGCCGCCGACCAATACTGGGCGCGTCCGGTGCCCGGCTTCGGCGACCCGCAGGCGCGCATCCTCGTCGTCGGCCTCGCCCCAGCCGCCCACGGCGGGAACCGCACGGGCCGGGTGTTCACCGGCGACCGTTCGGGCGACTTCTTGTTCGCCTCGATGTACCGCTGTGGATTGGCGAATCAGCCTACGAGCGTGTGGCGCGATGACGGGCTCGCACTGCACGACGCCTACGTGGCCGCCGTAGTGCGGTGCGCGCCGCCGGCGAACAAGCCGACGACCGAAGAACGTGACACCTGCGAGCCCTACCTCGTGCGCGAGCTGGCGTTGCTCGACCGCGTGCGCGTGGTCGTTCCGCTCGGCCAGTACGGCTACGACGCCGTGTGCCGCATCCTCGGGGTGCGGCCGCGGCCACGCTTCGGTCACGGCGTCGAAGCGGCCGCGCCCGACGGCCGCACCATCGTGTGCTCGTTCCATCCAAGTCAGCAGAACACCTTCACCGGCAAGCTGACCCCGGACATGCTCGACGCGGTGTTCAGGCGCGCGGTCGCCCTCGTTACGTGA